A region from the Triticum aestivum cultivar Chinese Spring chromosome 3D, IWGSC CS RefSeq v2.1, whole genome shotgun sequence genome encodes:
- the LOC123078458 gene encoding probable protein phosphatase 2C 6: MEDVAVAALATAPTPVFSPATAGLTLIAAAAAEPIAAVVAGAMEGVPVSFSVPPVRTTTDDGLPTATGGEWGEASAAGSPCSVTSDCSSVASADFEGVGLGFFGAGVEGGAVVFEDSAASAATVEAEARVAAGGRSVFAVECVPLWGFTSICGRRPEMEDAVVAVPRFFGLPLWMLTGNNMVDGLDPISFRLPAHFFGVYDGHGGAQVADYCRDRLHAALVEELSRIEGSANLGAVEFKKQWEKAFVDCFSRVDDEIAGKATRGGGGNVGTSSVTAMAMADPIAPETVGSTAVVAVICSSHIIVSNCGDSRAVLCRGKQPVPLSVDHKPNREDEYARIEAEGGKVIQWNGYRVFGVLAMSRSIGDRYLKPWIIPVPEVTIVPRAKDDECLILASDGLWDVLSNEEVCDVARKRILLWHKKNGVNLSSAQRSGDSPDPAAQAAAECLSKLALQKGSKDNITVIVVDLKAQRKFKSKT; encoded by the exons ATGGAGGACGTGGCCGTGGCTGCGCTCGCCACGGCGCCCACACCTGTGTTTAGCCCCGCCACGGCCGGGCTCACGCTAATCGCCGCCGCGGCTGCGGAACCGATTGCGGCCGTTGTGGCGGGGGCCATGGAGGGGGTGCCGGTCAGCTTTTCAGTGCCGCCGGTCAGAACCACCACGGACGACGGGCTGCCAACAGCAACAGGAGGGGAATGGGGAGAGGCCTCGGCAGCGGGGAGCCCGTGCTCGGTCACCAGCGACTGCAGCAGCGTGGCAAGCGCGGATTTCGAGGGGGTGGGTCTGGGCTTCTTCGGTGCGGGGGTCGAGGGGGGCGCGGTGGTGTTCGAGGACTCGGCGGCTTCTGCGGCCACCGTCGAGGCGGAGGCGAGGGTCGCGGCCGGGGGGAGGAGCGTCTTCGCTGTCGAATGCGTTCCGCTCTGGGGGTTTACATCAATTTGCGGCCGCCGCCCGGAGATGGAGGATGCGGTCGTCGCTGTGCCGCGATTCTTCGGCTTGCCCCTCTGGATGCTCACGGGCAACAATATGGTCGATGGACTCGATCCCATCTCCTTCCGCCTCCCCGCCCACTTTTTTGGTGTATATGATGGCCACGGCGGTGCACAG GTAGCAGATTACTGTCGGGatcggctccacgcagcgctggtggAGGAGTTGAGCAGGATAGAAGGGTCCGCTAACCTGGGAGCTGTGGAGTTCAAGAAGCAGTGGGAGAAGGCGTTTGTGGATTGCTTCTCAAGGGTGGATGATGAGATAGCCGGTAAGGCgaccaggggaggagggggaaacgTGGGCACAAGCAGTGTCACTGCAATGGCCATGGCAGATCCTATAGCACCTGAGACCGTCGGTTCAACGGCGGTGGTCGCTGTCATCTGCTCATCTCATATCATTGTCTCAAATTGTGGAGACTCGAGGGCAGTGCTCTGCCGTGGCAAGCAACCCGTGCCGTTGTCAGTGGATCATAAA CCTAATAGGGAGGATGAGTACGCAAGGATTGAGGCAGAGGGTGGCAAGGTCATACAGTGGAATGGCTACCGAGTTTTCGGTGTCCTTGCCATGTCGCGATCAATTG GTGACAGATATCTGAAACCATGGATAATTCCTGTCCCAGAGGTCACAATTGTTCCTCGGGCGAAGGATGATGAGTGCCTTATTCTTGCCAGTGATGGCCTCTGGGATGTACTGTCGAATGAAGAGGTATGCGATGTTGCCCGCAAGCGAATACTCTTATGGCATAAAAAGAACGGGGTAAACTTATCATCGGCCCAACGTAGCGGTGACTCCCCAGATCCAGCGGCTCAAGCAGCTGCTGAATGCTTGTCGAAGCTTGCTCTCCAGAAGGGGAGCAAGGACAACATCACGGTTATTGTGGTAGACCTCAAGGCGCAGAGGAAGTTCAAGAGCAAAACTTAA